The Polyangium aurulentum genomic interval AGCACGATGAGCGCGGGCTGCTGCTGACGTCGCAGGAGATCCTCGATGACGTTGAGCAGCCGGACCTGCGCCGCGTCGGCCTCGAGCGGCGTCGCCTCCGCCACCTCGCGCTCGAGCACCGTGCCGATGTCGGGGATGACCGTCCTCAGCACGCCCGCTTCGTATTCGTCGGGCTCGACGAGGAGCGCGAGCCAGCGCAGGACGTCGCGGAAGGGGTGCAGCGGACCGCCGCCCTCGCTGACGCACTGGCCACGCAGGACGACCACGCCCTCGACGAGCGCGTGCGCGCGCAGCTCCTCGAGGAGCCGCGATTTGCCGACCCCGCTCTCGCCGCCCAGCAAGACGCCGCCCCCGTGCCCCGCCCGCGAGCCGACGAGGAGGTCCGAGAGCCGCCCGAGTTCCTCGTCGCGGCTCACCAGCTCTGCGGCCTGCAAGAAGCTCTCGCGCGTGGCCGCCGTCTCCATGGGCAGCGGCACGCCGCTCACCTGGCGCAGGCACGCGAGCACCTCGGAGGCGCTCGCGAATCGATGGGCGGGGTTCTTGGCGAGCAGCCGCTCGATGACGGGCGCGAGCCGCTCGTCGATGCCGTCGAGGTCGGGGGCCTGTCCGATGATCTCGGTCCGCAGGCGCGAGGAGTCGCTGAGATCGAAGGGGTGGCGCCCCGCGAACAGCTCGAACCCGATGAGGCCCACCGCATAGAGGTCCGAAAGCTCCGTGGCCGGCTCGAAGCAGAGCACCTCCGGCGCGATGTACGCGAGCGTGCCCATGCCGTCGAACCCGTCACCGAGCTCCTCGCGAATGGTGGCAATACCGAAATCGAGCAATTTGACGCGACCGCCCTCGACCATCACGTTGGCCGGCTTCAGATCGCGATGGATGACGCCGCGCCGGTGGAGATAGACGAGCGCGTGGAGCATCTCTGCGAGCAGCCCCAGCTTGGCGGCAAAGGATTGCCCCATGCCCGCCTCCACGATGGTCTGCGCCCGCTCGAGCAGCTCCATGGTGTAATAGGGCAGCAGTTCTTCATCGAAGCCATAATCGAGCACGCTGATGATGTTCGGATGACGCAGCGAGGCGAGGACCCGGAACTCGCGCGCGAGGGCGAGCAGCGCGTCGGCGTTGAACGGCTCGGCCTCGCCCGCGGCCTGCGTGCCCGAAATATTGGTGGCCGGCGTGCCATAGATGGTCGAAAACAGATCCCCTTGCGTGTCGAGGCTCGCCACGCCGGAGAGCATGTCGCGGGGCACAGTGATCGTCGCCGCATAAGGTTCGGCGAGCTGACGCTGCGCGCCGACCGCGCTGCTCCAGAATTGCTCCCGTTGTGAAATGATCCGCTTGAGCGCCACATGGCCCCCGAGACGGTCCTTTGCGCGGTAAACCGCGCCCATTCCGCCTCGGCCCAGAGGCTCGATCAAGTAGTATCGATTACCAAACTTGTTCGGCGCCGCTTCACCATGCATGGCGATCACAACCCCTTCGCAGCAAACATGCCAGGGTGCGGGGGGAGCGGTCTTTGCCGCGACCGAGCCATATCGATCGGGCTGCCTCCCAGAACTTCCGAGACTACACCGATCGCACCGGATGTCCACGGCGAACCCTCGCCGGTCCCAGGCTCTACGGCATGACGCAAAGCGCTCGTAACGACCCCGTGCCGGCTTTATCCTCGGAGCGTCATGAGCCACGTTCACGAGACGGTGGAGGAGCAGAGCCCCGGCATGCCCGCGCTGGGCGAGCCCGTGCCTGGGCTCGTCGCGATCTTCTCCTGCGGCACGCCGCTCTTCATCCCGATCCCCATCGCCGAAGGCCCGGTCGAGCTCGGACGCATGACGACCGAAGGCGCGTTCCTCGACGATGAACGCGTGTCGCGAAGGCACGTGCGCGTCGAGGCCGCGCGCGAGCGCTTCCGCGTGACGGACCTCGGCAGCCGCAACGGCACGTATGTGGATGGCGAGCGGGTGGAAGGCTCGATCACGCTCGAAGGGCCGCGTGTGCTGCGCATGGGACGCAGCCTGCTGCTTTTCGTGACCGATGTGCGGCCGTTCGAGCGGCTCGCGGTCTCCGTGCGCAAAGACATCGTGATCGGCCCGCGCCTCGCGCAGGTCTGGGCGCGCATCACGCGCGCCGCGCAGCTCGGCACCACGCTGCTCGTCACCGGCGCGAGCGGCACCGGCAAGGAGCTCGCTGCGAGGCATTTCCACGCATCGTCCCCCAGACCCGACGGGCCGTTCGTCGCGGTAAACTGCGCATCCATCCCCGGCGGCGTGGCCGAGCGCCTGCTCTTCGGCACGCGCAAAGGGGCGTACTCGGGCGCGATGAACGACGCCGAGGGATATGCGCAAGCAGCGAACGGCGGCACGCTCTTCCTCGACGAGGTGGGCGAGCTCGAGCTGAGCGTGCAGCCGAAGCTGTTGCGCCTGCTGGAAAACGGCGAGGTCACGCCGCTCGGCGCCGCGCGCCCGCAGCGCGTCGACATCCGCGTGGTGGCCGCGACGCTGAAGGACCTGCGCTCCGAGGCCGCCGCGGGCCGCTTCCGCGAGGACCTGTTCTTCCGGCTCGGTCAGCCCGAGGTCCGCCTGCCCGCGCTGCGCGAGCGGCTCGAGGAGCTGCCCTGGCTGATGCAAGCCGAGCTGAGCCGCATCATGCCGGAGCTGAAGGCGCACGCGCTGCTCGTCGAGGCGTGCGCGCTGCGCGTCTGGCCCGGCAACCTGCGAGAACTCGCGCACGAGCTGCGACAGGCCGCGCAGAACGCGATCGCGTCCGGGCGATCGATCGTCGAGGCGACGGACCTCGAGCCCTCTGCGGGCACGGCGCTCGGCCGCGAGTCGATGACCTCGCCCGAGACGCCCTCCGCCCTCAAGCCCACCGACGAGCAGATCCTGGAGGTGCTCAAGCGCGAGGGAGGCAACGTGTCGCGCGCAGCCCGCGCCCTCGGGATGCACCGAAACCAGCTCCGCCGATGGCTGACCCGCCGCGGCGCCGACCCGCTCACGCTCGGGTCCTCGCTGCCGGACACCGAGCTCGAGTAGCCCCCCTTGTGCGCGCCAGCACCAGGTGGCACGTGCCAGGCCGCGGCCAGGCACGTGCCAGCGGGCTCATCCGTGGCGTGAAAATTTAAAGCTTTCCCGACTTTACAGGTTGACCCTCGCGCATTGCGTGCGAGGGAGCGGCGTCGGGCGGGTGGTCCGTCCCTTGCGTAGGCCATTACGCATGCGCCGAAGGATCTCGCTCTCCTTTCTCCTACGCGCCGGCGCCGCGTCCATGGATAGCGAGATCGTCGGGGCTTTGTCTTTTGTCGAGGGTACGGGCGCGGGAAAATGGGGCGTGGCGGAGTTACGCCTATGGATCGAGGAGCACCTCGTCGGTCCAGGTCGAATGGCGCGCCCGACCTCCGTGCGCGAGCCGCCCGCGGGGACGAGCCTCCTGAGCTCGTCGCGCCCCTGGGAGCTGAGCCGCGAGGAAATGGATTCCATCGCCATCCTGCCGGACATCCTGGCCCTCGCCCGCAGCCGTGTGGTGAGCACCATAGAGGGGTTCTTGTCGGTCCGCGGCGACGATCGCTTCCTGATCCGAGCCATCCGGGAGGGCCGGGTGGTGCGGCGGCGGACGGGCAAGGAGGGCGCGTGGGTCCTGCGCGCCTCGACGAATGCGATGCTGAGCGACATCGTGCTCGGCCTGTTCGCGGTGGAGATCCTGAGCGATCGCGAGCGCCTCGAGCGAAGCCTGTGCGTGTGCGAGCACTGCGGCCGGATCTGGGTCGAAGAGGAGGCGCGCTCGCGACGCGCTTGCTACGAGCACCCGCCCCGCACCCCGCTGCCCGCCCCGCCCGCCGCGACCCCGCCGTGGAGCAGCCGGTAGAGGAGTTTTTCCCGGGATATACGGAAAAACTGCGCCGCGACGTGGATCAATCCACGCGGCCCGCGATGAGCGCGCCGTCGCGCAGCGCGAAGAGCGCCCGCGACACGCCCCACGGCTGCACCAGCGCATTCTCGTGCGAAAGCTCCCAGGCCACGACGTCCGCGGAGAAGCCCTCACGCAGGATGCCCGCTTGCTCGCCGAGACCGAGCGACGCCGCCGCCTCGCGCGTCGCGCCGAGGATCGCCTCCGGCACGGTGAGACCGTAGAGACGGACCGCGAGCGCGAGGGCGAGCGGCAAGCTCTCGGTGGGCGCGGTGCCCGGGTTCGCGTCGCTCGCCACGACGAGCCCGACGCCGGCCGCGCGCAGCGCCTCGACTGGCGGAGGCGCCTGCCGCAGCGTGAAGCTCGCGACCGGAAGCAGCACCGCGCGCACGCCGGCCCGAGCCAGGGCCGCGATTCCTTGGGATCCCACGTTTTCGAGATGATCGACCGACGAGGCCCCGAGCTCGGCCGCGAGCTCGGCGCCGCCGACGTCCGCGAACTGGCCGACGTGCAAGCGCACCCCGAGCCCGAGCGCGCGGGCACGTGAGAGGACCGGGCGCGCCTCGTCGGTCGAGAAGGCCGATCGATCCACGTACGCGTCGACGTACCGCGCGAGCCCGTCGGCGGCGATCGCGGGGAGCACCTCGCGCTCGACGCGTGCCACGTACGCCGCTCGATCGGCACGGGCCTCGGGCGGCAAGGCGTGCAGGGCGAGGAAGGTCGGTACGGCTCGGGGGAGATCGGATCGCGCCGCTGCGTCGCGCACGGCTTCGAGCTGCTTGCGCTCGCTGGCCTCGTCGAGGCCGTAGCCGCTCTTCGCCTCGACGGTGGTGACGCCGAGCGAGGCCATGCGGCCGAGCCGCGCGGCGAGCGTGGACGCGATCTCGGCGCGGCTCGCCTCACGCACGGCGCGCATGCTCGCGACGATGCCCCCACCCGCAGCAGCGATCGCCTCGTAGTCGGCGCCCGCCATGCGCATCGCGTACTCGCCATCGCGCGAGCCGACCCATGGCGCGTGCGTGTGCGCATCGACGAGGCCCGGGGTGACGAGCGGCAGAGGCTCGGGAGAGAGGAGCGAAAGATCCGGTCGCTTCGCGCGCACCTCGGCCGCCGGACCGACGGCCACGATGCGGCCGTCTTCGATCGCGATCGCGCCGTCCTCCACGACGCCGAGCGGATCTGCTTTCGTCGCGCGCGCGGCGTCGCAGGTGACGAGGCGGCGCGAAAGGACGATCCCCGTGCGCGCGTTCATGCGCCCTCGCGCGCCGCGAGGGCCCTCGAAGCGATCTCCTCGAGCACCGCCCTGCCCTCGGCGCCGCCGATGATCGAAGCGAGCTTCTCCGCCGGGACGGGGCGCGGCGGCATGCGCCTGCGGGCCTCGAGCGAGCGCGTGACGGCCTCCTCGACGCGAGCGCGGAAGCGAGGATCGCGCTCGGCCGCGCGCACGAGCGCCTCGTGGGCGCGGTCCTGGAGATCCTCGTCGCTGCACACGAGCAGCGCATCGCAGCCCGCCTCGATCGAGGCGACGGCCGAGGTCTCGATCGGGTAACGCGCCGCCACCGCGGCCATCTCGAGGTCGTCCGAGAAGAGCACGCCGCGGAAGCCGAGGTCGCCGCGGAGCAGATCGGTGCACACCGCGCGCGACATCGTCGCGGGGACCGAGGGATCGATCGACGTGACCACGATGTGCGCGGTCATCATGGTCGCGATCCCCGCGGCGGCTGCGGCGCGGAACGGCGGGAGCTCGACGGCGTCGAGGCGCGCGCGATCGTGATGGATGATGGGCAGATCCACGTGGCTGTCGACGGAGGTGTCGCCGTGCCCCGGGAAGTGCTTGCCGCACGAGAGCACGCCGGCGGACTCGAGGCCCTCGGCGAACGCCACGGCGCACGCGGCCACGCGTGCGGGCTCGTGACTGAAGGCGCGGTCGCCGATGATCGGGTTGTCCGGGTTCGAGTCGACGTCGAGCACGGGCGCGAAGTCGAGGTTGAACCCGAGCGCCAGGAGCTCCTCGCCGACGGCCCTCCCCGCGCGCCGCACGAGGTCCGTATCGCCGATCGTGCCGAGCACGCGCATGGGCGTCAGCTTGGGGAACGGAGCGTGCAGCCGCGCGACGCGCCCGCCCTCCTGATCCACCGCGATGAAGGGCGGATGCTCCGGCCCCGCAGCGTCGACCAGCGCGCTCGCGATCCGGTGCGCCGCCGCGAGATCCGGGAGGTTGCGCCGAAACAGGATCGCGCCGCCGCGCCGGCCTTCGCGAAGGGCGGTGGCGAAGCGAGGGGGCAGATCGATGCCGCTGAAGCCGCCGACGATGATCTGGCCGCAGAGCACGGAGAGGGGAAGATCGGAGAGTGCCATCAGACGCCCTTTGCGCGACGCGCCCCCGCCGAGAGGAGCGCCGGAGGCTGGTTAGCCGAGCACGGCGGCCGCCGCTACCACGCGCCGCGCGGGCGTGGTTCGATGAAGGCCCGGTGAACGCCCCGCACGCATCGTTTGCAGCGACGCCCCTCGCGATCGCGCTCGTCCTCGGGGGCTGCGGGGCCGGGGAGGCGCGCGTGCAAGGTGCCGAGCGACCGACCGATCTGCGCGCTGTCGTCGCTTCCGGACCGATGACGCGCGAGCAGGCCGAGCGCTACATGCTCGCGCTCGTGAACGAGGATCGCGCCGATCACGGGCTGCCTCCGCTCGCCTGGGACGAGACGGCCGCGCGCGCAGCCAGGCGCCACGCCGAGGACATGGCCTCGCACGGCTTCACCGCCCACTGGGGCTCGGACGGCTCGGTCCCCGAGCTTCGCTACACCGAGGCCGGGGGAGAGGACGCGGCGTTCGAGAACGTCGGCTGCTTCGTCGACGGGATGCCGCAGAGGCTCGCGCCCGATGCGCTCTATCCTGCCGAGGGGCTCGAGCGCTTCGAGCGCGCGTTCAT includes:
- the hutI gene encoding imidazolonepropionase encodes the protein MNARTGIVLSRRLVTCDAARATKADPLGVVEDGAIAIEDGRIVAVGPAAEVRAKRPDLSLLSPEPLPLVTPGLVDAHTHAPWVGSRDGEYAMRMAGADYEAIAAAGGGIVASMRAVREASRAEIASTLAARLGRMASLGVTTVEAKSGYGLDEASERKQLEAVRDAAARSDLPRAVPTFLALHALPPEARADRAAYVARVEREVLPAIAADGLARYVDAYVDRSAFSTDEARPVLSRARALGLGVRLHVGQFADVGGAELAAELGASSVDHLENVGSQGIAALARAGVRAVLLPVASFTLRQAPPPVEALRAAGVGLVVASDANPGTAPTESLPLALALAVRLYGLTVPEAILGATREAAASLGLGEQAGILREGFSADVVAWELSHENALVQPWGVSRALFALRDGALIAGRVD
- a CDS encoding sigma 54-interacting transcriptional regulator, producing the protein MSHVHETVEEQSPGMPALGEPVPGLVAIFSCGTPLFIPIPIAEGPVELGRMTTEGAFLDDERVSRRHVRVEAARERFRVTDLGSRNGTYVDGERVEGSITLEGPRVLRMGRSLLLFVTDVRPFERLAVSVRKDIVIGPRLAQVWARITRAAQLGTTLLVTGASGTGKELAARHFHASSPRPDGPFVAVNCASIPGGVAERLLFGTRKGAYSGAMNDAEGYAQAANGGTLFLDEVGELELSVQPKLLRLLENGEVTPLGAARPQRVDIRVVAATLKDLRSEAAAGRFREDLFFRLGQPEVRLPALRERLEELPWLMQAELSRIMPELKAHALLVEACALRVWPGNLRELAHELRQAAQNAIASGRSIVEATDLEPSAGTALGRESMTSPETPSALKPTDEQILEVLKREGGNVSRAARALGMHRNQLRRWLTRRGADPLTLGSSLPDTELE
- the nagZ gene encoding beta-N-acetylhexosaminidase gives rise to the protein MALSDLPLSVLCGQIIVGGFSGIDLPPRFATALREGRRGGAILFRRNLPDLAAAHRIASALVDAAGPEHPPFIAVDQEGGRVARLHAPFPKLTPMRVLGTIGDTDLVRRAGRAVGEELLALGFNLDFAPVLDVDSNPDNPIIGDRAFSHEPARVAACAVAFAEGLESAGVLSCGKHFPGHGDTSVDSHVDLPIIHHDRARLDAVELPPFRAAAAAGIATMMTAHIVVTSIDPSVPATMSRAVCTDLLRGDLGFRGVLFSDDLEMAAVAARYPIETSAVASIEAGCDALLVCSDEDLQDRAHEALVRAAERDPRFRARVEEAVTRSLEARRRMPPRPVPAEKLASIIGGAEGRAVLEEIASRALAAREGA